The Rhizobium sp. BT03 genome has a window encoding:
- a CDS encoding ABC-F family ATP-binding cassette domain-containing protein, with amino-acid sequence MTLINIRNLGVTLSNPLFSKLNLVVNSGDRIGLVAANGRGKSTLLACITGALEPSEGEITKARGLTVGHVAQNVPAALFDTPFYDAVLQALPADQAESESWRVDVVLDSLEVPEVMRSRPLQQLSGGWQRLAMLARTWVSEPDVLLLDEPTNHLDLEKIAQLEGWLNALPRDVPVILSSHDRAFLDATTNRTLFLRPEQSPVFALPYSRARAALDEVDASDARRYERDMKTAEQLRKQAAKLNNIGVNSGSDLLVVKTKQLKQRAEKLEDAAKPAHLERSAGAIRLSNRGTHAKVLVTLEDAAVTTPDGTLLFKTGRQFICQGDRIVLLGLNGAGKSRLVLMLKQAIERPETARDGIKATPSVVLGYGDQALADLADTDTPIGTIIRRFDVGDQRARALLAGAGMTIDMQAKPIGQLSGGQKARLGMLVLRLTEPNFYLLDEPTNHLDIEGQEALESELMAHEASCLLVSHDRSFVRAVGNRFWLIEKKKLVEVESPEGFFTSVGSEG; translated from the coding sequence ATGACCCTCATCAATATCCGCAATCTCGGCGTGACGCTGAGCAATCCGCTGTTTTCGAAACTCAATCTCGTCGTCAATTCAGGCGACCGCATCGGCCTCGTCGCGGCCAACGGACGGGGGAAATCGACTCTGCTTGCCTGCATCACCGGCGCGTTGGAGCCGAGCGAAGGCGAGATCACCAAGGCCCGCGGGCTGACCGTCGGCCATGTCGCGCAGAACGTGCCGGCCGCCCTCTTCGACACGCCGTTTTACGATGCTGTGCTGCAGGCGCTGCCGGCCGATCAGGCCGAAAGCGAAAGCTGGCGGGTCGATGTGGTGCTGGACTCGCTCGAGGTGCCGGAGGTGATGCGTTCCCGGCCGCTGCAGCAGTTGAGCGGCGGATGGCAGCGGCTTGCCATGCTGGCCCGCACGTGGGTGAGCGAACCCGACGTGCTGTTGCTCGACGAGCCGACCAACCATCTCGACCTCGAAAAAATCGCGCAGCTGGAGGGCTGGCTCAATGCGCTGCCGCGCGACGTGCCGGTCATCCTCTCCAGCCATGACCGCGCCTTCCTCGATGCGACGACCAACCGGACGCTGTTCCTGCGGCCGGAGCAATCGCCGGTCTTCGCCCTGCCCTATAGCAGGGCGCGCGCCGCCCTCGACGAGGTCGACGCCTCCGATGCCCGGCGTTACGAGCGCGACATGAAGACAGCCGAGCAATTGCGCAAGCAGGCGGCCAAGCTCAACAATATCGGCGTCAATTCCGGCAGCGACCTGCTCGTCGTCAAGACGAAGCAATTGAAGCAGCGGGCGGAGAAGCTGGAGGATGCGGCAAAACCCGCGCATCTCGAACGCTCGGCCGGCGCCATCCGGCTTTCCAACCGCGGCACCCATGCCAAGGTGCTGGTGACGCTGGAGGATGCGGCGGTGACGACGCCGGATGGCACGCTGCTGTTCAAGACCGGCCGGCAGTTCATCTGCCAGGGCGACCGGATCGTGCTGCTCGGCCTTAACGGCGCGGGCAAATCGCGGCTGGTCTTGATGCTGAAGCAGGCGATCGAAAGACCGGAGACAGCTCGGGATGGTATCAAGGCGACGCCGTCCGTTGTTCTCGGCTATGGCGATCAGGCGCTTGCCGATCTTGCCGATACCGACACGCCGATCGGCACGATCATCCGCCGCTTCGATGTCGGCGATCAGCGGGCACGCGCCCTGCTGGCCGGTGCCGGCATGACGATCGACATGCAGGCAAAGCCGATCGGCCAGCTTTCCGGCGGCCAGAAGGCGCGGCTCGGCATGCTGGTGCTCAGGCTGACCGAGCCGAATTTCTATCTGCTCGACGAGCCGACCAACCATCTCGACATCGAGGGACAGGAAGCGCTGGAGAGCGAGTTGATGGCGCATGAGGCGAGCTGCCTGCTGGTCTCGCACGACCGCAGCTTCGTGCGGGCGGTGGGAAACCGGTTCTGGCTGATCGAGAAGAAGAAGCTGGTGGAGGTGGAGAGCCCGGAAGGGTTCTTCACTTCGGTGGGATCAGAGGGGTGA
- a CDS encoding outer membrane protein: MHIRFIACAALALAAAVPAVAADLTYETPAPAAGQVSSAYDWSGFYLGGQGGYSWSQTKILGSDQNSDGGTAGLYAGYNFQSGNIVYGIENDFNYNFEKKGDANLEWDASGRARVGYALDRTLFFATAGVAAGGGKVDIPAAGKKDGILIGWTAGGGIEHAVTNHILVRGEYRHSDFGNKDFGSAIGDVGATQDKVLFGTSYKF, from the coding sequence ATGCATATCAGATTTATCGCCTGCGCCGCTCTGGCGCTTGCGGCCGCCGTTCCGGCCGTTGCCGCCGACCTCACCTACGAAACGCCGGCTCCCGCCGCCGGGCAGGTATCTTCGGCTTATGATTGGTCGGGCTTCTATCTCGGCGGCCAGGGCGGATATTCCTGGAGCCAGACGAAGATCCTCGGCTCGGATCAGAATAGCGACGGCGGCACGGCAGGCCTCTATGCCGGCTATAATTTCCAATCCGGAAATATCGTCTACGGCATCGAGAACGACTTCAATTACAACTTCGAGAAAAAGGGCGATGCGAACCTCGAATGGGATGCATCCGGCCGCGCGCGGGTCGGTTACGCCCTGGATCGAACCCTGTTCTTCGCAACGGCGGGTGTGGCGGCCGGCGGCGGCAAGGTCGACATTCCCGCCGCCGGGAAGAAGGATGGCATCCTGATCGGCTGGACGGCCGGCGGCGGCATCGAACACGCCGTCACCAACCATATTCTGGTGCGCGGCGAGTATCGCCATTCCGATTTCGGCAACAAGGACTTCGGCTCGGCCATCGGCGATGTCGGCGCCACGCAGGACAAGGTTCTCTTCGGGACGAGCTATAAGTTCTGA
- a CDS encoding VOC family protein: MSETHGKFIWCELMTPDTSAAAKFYSSVVGWTTSEMKVEGMPTYTIFEANGIGVAGLMEFPAELEGQGIPPNWTGYVDVDDVDQSAKDFAANGGSVRRPPDDIPGIGRFAVVADPHGAVLCIMTPAPMDKTWPELAPDAPGNIGWHELYAGNGKDAVAFYSKLFGWTKDSEMDMGPMGVYYLFARNGRQIGGMMTKPDNMPMPFWCYYFIVPALDAAIERLTSGGGKVVNGPMEVPGGSWIIQATDPQGAFFCLVAPKR, from the coding sequence TGATGACCCCCGACACATCGGCTGCCGCGAAATTCTACAGCTCGGTGGTCGGCTGGACCACCTCCGAGATGAAAGTGGAGGGCATGCCGACCTATACGATCTTCGAGGCGAACGGCATCGGCGTTGCCGGCCTGATGGAGTTTCCGGCCGAACTCGAAGGCCAGGGCATCCCGCCGAACTGGACGGGTTATGTCGATGTCGACGACGTCGACCAGTCGGCGAAGGATTTCGCCGCCAATGGCGGATCGGTCCGCCGTCCGCCGGACGACATCCCGGGCATCGGCCGCTTCGCCGTCGTCGCCGATCCGCATGGCGCAGTGCTCTGCATCATGACGCCGGCGCCGATGGACAAAACCTGGCCGGAACTGGCCCCCGATGCGCCAGGCAATATCGGCTGGCACGAACTCTACGCCGGCAACGGCAAGGACGCCGTCGCCTTCTATTCCAAGCTGTTCGGCTGGACGAAGGACAGCGAAATGGACATGGGTCCGATGGGCGTCTACTACCTCTTCGCCCGCAATGGCCGGCAGATCGGCGGCATGATGACCAAGCCGGACAATATGCCGATGCCCTTCTGGTGCTATTATTTCATCGTGCCGGCGCTTGATGCCGCAATCGAACGCCTCACCTCAGGCGGCGGCAAGGTCGTCAACGGCCCGATGGAAGTCCCCGGCGGCAGCTGGATCATCCAGGCGACGGACCCGCAAGGCGCCTTCTTCTGCCTGGTGGCGCCGAAGCGGTAG